The Erinaceus europaeus chromosome 4, mEriEur2.1, whole genome shotgun sequence genomic sequence TTCAGTTATAGATTCTTATAACAAATGTTCTTGTACCAGATACATCATTTAACAAATTGGAAATGATAACAAAAGTCAATTATATACATAGTGTTTATATCAATAGCAGCCTCAGAGTATTTATACTGGAATAAAACAAGAAACTATAGATTACAACACCTGGGATACTTAATATATACTGGTATAAATGAAGTTTGGGAATATGAATGAAATTTGCCCATAATAGTAACAAATTTCCCGATACACAtttttttcctgccaccctgATGGTTAAACCAAATTGTTATTAAAAAACTCACATTATGACATCTTGGGTTCTGAAACAGACAATCTCACAAAGACACAGAGCCTATTGTTGGGCTAAACAACTACTTTGCTGATCTTAAAGGGACACAAAGCAGTGCTATCAAAGATATTACATAAATTTGAATGGCATTATATATTTAcatgagaagaaattacagataaTAAAAGTCTCTGCATCtcatgataaatttttttttaaagtttagtattgtttataattttttttaaatagaaagccTCTTTACCAAATAATGTTGGGGAAACTGGACAGCTACATATAGAAAAAGCAAACTAGACTATCACTTAACatcatatttaaatattaatgcAAATGGATGGATTAAATACTTGAagtagacctgaaagtataaaggGCATACCAATAGAATGAAACATAGGTGACAAATGGCAGGGTCTTGACATCAGAAATGTACTTGGAGATTCTACCCCACTGGCAAGGGAAACAATAGCAGAAATAAGCCAATGGACTACATAAAATCAAAGATTTATTACACCTTGAAAGAAACCACtacagaaataaaaagacattaaaattCTTTACTATCACTCTGTTTCTTTATTCAAGTCTATGAGTATCAACTTGATGTACTTAGATACTCCAATAGTGGGTGCACATAGGTATTTACAATAGTTATAGTTTGGTTAGTCATTATGTGGTGACCTTTTTGAATCCCTATTTTTGACTTAAAGtctagtctttttgatatacatgTATATGCACCCACTTTCCTTGGTTTCCACTTGTTTGGAATATATCTTTCTGTGCTTCTACTTTTCAGTTTCTATATGCCCTTATATCAGAGGTGCGCTCCTTGTAGACTTGTTATAGTTTTTAAAATCCATCCAGGGGTTGTGAAGGGGAAACTGATCACTCCCAAGATTAACCTACACTTTTTTGAAGTTATTGTtcctgtgattttatttatttatttaaattttcaactttatttcatttgatagaatagagagaaattgagaaggaaggggagctagaaagggagagaaagagacatttgcagacatgctttacttctcatgaagttttccccttcaaggggtgactggggcttgaacccaggtccttgtacatggtaatacaagcacttaaccaggtgtgccaccacctggccccatgattttattttttcctgctcATCCGTTCATACCACTCATGTACTCTTGACACatttcaataaaattattttaaaaaataaacagcacTTTCCtgggggagatgatttcatccaATATCTGTGTGCCTTTCACTAATTATCTCAATAAATTTCCATCAAAAAGTTAGCAatcaaaatatgcaaagagctcacCAACCTCAGCCCAAACAACAAagcaaataaccctatccaaaggTGAAGAGAGGCTATGAACAAAATTTTCACCAAAGGTTCAAcgaacatgaaaaagtgctcaaaaTCATcaatatcagagaaatacaaataaagacaatagtgagatacTACTTTACTCCTGGGAGAATGTAAAACATCTGAGAAGAcggtaacaacaaatgttgggagAGGTTGAGGGAGTAAGGGaacccttttatactgctggtgggGACGTGAACTGGTCcaactgtgaagagcagtctagagaactctcagaatgctagagatggacctaccctatgatttgaaaatttctctcctgggaatatatctgaaggaaacaaacacacccatccaatagcagcataatttgtaataacccaaacttggaaacaatataggtgtccaacaacagatggatggctaagaaaattgtggtatggatacacaatggaatactactcagctattaagaatgatgaatttaccttcttcaactCAGCTATGATGGCGCTTGAGAGAATCATGTTAAGcaagataagccaggaagagaaggatgaatatgggaatgTCTCATTCATGAGCAAAAAGATAAAGaggtaatataaaataaaacttgaacttgtttggtgtattgcaccaaagcaaaggactctggaaaaggaGAACAGTAAAAAAAAGGTACAGGGAGGAAGACTTTGAGGTCTTGGTaatgatgatggacctaattttggggtgagaatgttctgcagacacctaccttggtgagatgaaaaattgtactcaGATGCTATATGTTACCATTATATATATTTGATGCAATGTCACTGGAATTTTGATGATGAATGTGATTATAAATTGAATAAAACAATAGAGTCATTATtcattatttgaaaaattaaaagtaaacatCCAGATGAGTATGAAGTCTTTGTGTCATAAATAACATAGTCATCAGTGGTTATCATAGTTTGAAAGGACagtgtaaataattattaaaataatatcttCTGTATGATACTCAAAATATACCAACTCACTCAAAATTACTGTTTACTGATAGGTGGAAATTAAAACTcaaagacagtaagggaaaacaaaagGTGACAGTTGGACTGGCTGTGGTGAAgtgcgccaaagcaaaggactctggaaggagggaaaggtttggtttctttggctgtgcagaagctttttaagttgatatagtcccattgatctgtttttgttttagtcttgttTGCAACTGGGTTAAATCCCTGGAGCCATtatttgccagagctgagtgatggcctggtatatctctctcttcctaccctctccATTGTTTCTCACTTTCTCATTCCATCTCatgaaaaatacatcaataagggggtggggggtagatagcataatggttatgcaaagagactctcatgcctgatactccgaagtcccaggttcaatcccccacaccacaataagacagagctatgcagtgctctggtatttgcctctgtgtctttctgtctctgcaactctctcaaaaataaagtaaataaaatacaaaaaaagaaaaagaaaaaccctagTGGCagtaaagaaaacattaaaaaaaagaaaaatacatcaatagataaataaatatttaaagaaatttatGAAGGCTCTCTCTCTACAAAAGATTGTTATATTTTCAGAGGAAAGTTATTTCTAATATATTCAATGGTAAATTTTCTTTTAGTTGACTAAGTAGTATTATCAAGAACACTTTAGAATTCAATAGTTGAGTTCAATGAGAAAATAACTTGTGTCTTTTAGAGTATAAAATCAAACCTTTGTATAAGGGGCAAGTAGTTAATGTaattagttaatgttatcattttgTGTTCATTTTTAACTTAATGTTTTAGAGCTTGTATTATCAGTATCCAGATCAAATACTAAAACATTATCAGGATCTTTATTTTCTCACAATCTATTTCACCTTTCTATGAATATTCTTCAAGAGAACCACCATTCTGAtttcacaaattttttttttgcctatttatGAGGTTTCTGTAAGTGTAATTATACACTGTGAACTATTTTACAGCTGTATTATTTCACTTGGGACTGTGTTTGTGAAAACAATTTGTAGTATTATATAAACTTAAACCTTGTCTATTCTTATTATATATCTATAGTTGTTCAATATTGATATACCAGTGTTAGGGTACTTTATATATACTATGGATATATTCCAAGTACCTAAAACAGTACTTTTTACATAGTAGGCGTTTTataaggattttttaaattaagttaaagCCAATGTATACTCAGTTGGAAGTTTTCCAGTATACAAGTACTTGGGCCTACAAATCCTACATTCTCTCCCTCTTCAATCTATGTTTCTTCTCACTAGTTTCCTTAGTGCCCCTTTGACTTCCTTGTTCCTCAAAGTATAAATAAGTGGGTTCAGTAGTGGAGTTACTAGAGTATAGAAGAGAGCAATGCTTTTGTTCACATCCTGTGAATAACTGGAAGGGGGCTGGAGGTACATGGAAATAAGTGTGCCAAAGAAAATAATTACTACCATTAGGTGAGAACCGCAGGTTCCAAATGCTTTCCTCCTCCCCTGAGCTGACTTAATCTTCAGGACTGCATGGGTTATGTGGCCATAGGACACTAAAATGAGGGACAGAGGCACTACCAGGAAGATGACACTGACAGCAAAGAGCTCAGCTTCATTGACAGAAGTGTTGGTACAGGCCAATTTCAGCATTACTGGAACTTCACAGAAGAAATGATCCACTTGGTTTTTACCACAGAGAGGAAGAGTCATAGTCAATGCTGTCTGTACTACCGAATTGCTGAACCCTGTAAGCCAAGCAGTTACAACCAGCTGCAAGCAAAGCTGGGGATGCATGATCACCATGTAGTGGAGTGGGCGACACACAGCCGCATATCTGTCATAAGCCATCACAGAGAGGAGGACACACTCTACCCCCCCAAGTCCTAAAGCAATGAAGAGCTGTGTTACACAACCACCATAGGTGattgtcttatctttccccttaAAGTTGGCCAGTGTCTGAGGGACAGTACAAGTAGTCAGACAAAGATCCATAAAAGACAGATTGGAGAGGAAGAAGTACATAGGGGTATGAAGGCGAGGATCTACAATTGACAAAAGTATAATTGTTCCATTGCCTAGAAAGCTCAAAAAGTAGATGATCAGGATGACCACAAAGAGAGCAGTTTCCAGCTGAGGTCTATTGGAGAAGCCCAGTAGAATGAATCCAGAGAAAAGACTGTTGTTACTACTTTCCATCGTACTCTATTTGTTGGAATTAAGAGTAACTTTTCTTTGCATGTTTAAtccactctttttattttttttccttagagagAAATAGGCAGAATTTGGTTGGGATTTTGAGACAGCTTCAGTCATTTCCCTGCTGATAACAAAGAGGGTGGTTAAGAGCTACTATATAAGATTCATCCACATTTCAGGGATTGACCTAAGTACTTTAGATGAATTTTATCACAATAACTTTATTAGGTTGGCACTATCATGTTATCTGTTGAATAGATAAAGGAATCAAAGGTTAAAAAGTTCAGAAAATTTACCAGGATCACTCACCTAATAAGTGGCAGAAGCTGGAtccaaaataactttaaaatatgattttaacTATTAGAATTAATGCCTTTTTATGATTGTAGAATTTCTCCAAACATTAAATGTAACAGTCTTGGATATACAAAGCACATTAAAAGTACTAATTTAAAGGTACATATTTACCTATATTTCATAGCTACTTTATTCACAATTGACAAAGAAATAGAAGCAgcgagaagttatgggatataaattcaatagaatactaccctacattaaaaaaaaggatgacattgtgtccttcaggGTAAGATGGATGAAACTACTAATagatgtgattatgcttagtgaagtaaataggGACAACTACCACATGGCTTAGCTCAcatgtgggatatggagaattaAAGCACATAtacttggggaaaaaaagctaccaagctgtctctaagactttctgAGAACTACAGTGTTTATTGTGAGGAGGAGgaagtcacagaactttggttctgagtgtagtgtggaactatatccctgcaatcttataatcttgtaaattgttattaaatcacaaaataaatgtgacaatcttaaataaacagaaaatatgtACTTCCCCaacccttttactttgagttttcCATTACAAATTTAAATATTTCAGACTATTTCATTTACTTTAAGTAGAGAGAAACATTCTTCTGAAGATGTGTAGAAAATAAAACTTATCCTTTTACTCATTTTATTCAAAGAGGAACAATACATTTAAAAGTATATATCAACAGAAGCTTTGGATGCAGAAGCtagaaatacatttatttattttaaatattttatttattatttattcccttttattgcccttgttgatttattgttgcagttatgattgatgtcgttgttggttaggacagagagaaacggagagaggaggggaagacagagagggggagagaaagatagacacctgtagacctgctttactgcttgtgaagggatgcattggatcgaccttcccgtagTGCattccgtgagtacccattcattggggaaactgacaatccttcctagcctactgaatccacatggatctcaatcactttcaaagccagcaacaagcagctcctgacagctttcaacctgacgctgttgactggctatggaagaagggcaaatactagaagaagaactgcttgtgaagcaactcccctgcaggtggggagccccgggctggaactggaatcttatgcaggtctttgtgctttgcgccacctgtgtttaacccgcttactaccgcccgactcccagaaatacaCTTATTGATGTGaacattttcttttgaaaaattcaCTACATCCAAACTTTATGTTGCTCCAGAACTAATCCccgttaatcattattaatacCATTTCCAGCAAATTTACAGGAAATCACCAGttaagtgtttttattttctttgctttcaTGTTGTAACTCTCTTTAGAAATTCTTCAAAGTGGGACCCAGAAGTTA encodes the following:
- the LOC103123945 gene encoding putative olfactory receptor 2B8; translation: MESSNNSLFSGFILLGFSNRPQLETALFVVILIIYFLSFLGNGTIILLSIVDPRLHTPMYFFLSNLSFMDLCLTTCTVPQTLANFKGKDKTITYGGCVTQLFIALGLGGVECVLLSVMAYDRYAAVCRPLHYMVIMHPQLCLQLVVTAWLTGFSNSVVQTALTMTLPLCGKNQVDHFFCEVPVMLKLACTNTSVNEAELFAVSVIFLVVPLSLILVSYGHITHAVLKIKSAQGRRKAFGTCGSHLMVVIIFFGTLISMYLQPPSSYSQDVNKSIALFYTLVTPLLNPLIYTLRNKEVKGALRKLVRRNID